In Toxotes jaculatrix isolate fToxJac2 chromosome 11, fToxJac2.pri, whole genome shotgun sequence, a single genomic region encodes these proteins:
- the dnaaf10 gene encoding WD repeat-containing protein 92 → MSSPLSKPQIIAHIQKSLNYTVFDSKWIPCSAKFVCLGNFPRGTGVMQIYEMQHGEAQLIKEVEKPKPIKCGTFGATSLQQRHIATGDFDGNLNIWNLEAPDIPVYSVKAHKEIVNSIDGVGGLGIGDGAPEIVTGSRDGTVKVWDPRQKDSPVANMEPMEGETKRDCWTVAFGHAFNDQDRCVCAGYDNGDIKLFDLRNMSVRWETNIKNGVCCVEFDRKDINMNKLVATSLEGKFHVFDMRTQHPTKGFASVSEKANKSTIWQVRHLPQNRDIFMTAGGAGNLHLWKYEYPAQRSKKDSNDVDVGVAGTVNLLQNVTLSTQPIASLDWSPDKQGLCVCSGFDQSVRVLIVTKLNMV, encoded by the exons ATGTCATCGCCTCTATCAAAGCCCCAGATTATTGCGCACATTCAGAAGAGCTTGAACTACACCGTTTTTGACAGTAAATGGATTCCGTGCAGTGCGAAGTTTGTCTGCTTGGGGAACTTTCCCAGAGGAACCGGAGTAATGCAGATATATGAAATGCAGCACGGAGAGGCTCAGCTTATTAAGGAG GTGGAGAAACCTAAGCCCATAAAATGTGGGACATTTGGGGCCACCTCTCTTCAACAAAGACACATAGCAACTGGGGATTTTGACGGAAATCTCAATATATG GAATCTGGAGGCACCTGACATCCCAGTGTACAGTGTAAAGGCCCATAAAGAAATAGTGAACAGTATCGATGGTGTTGGTGGCCTGGGGATTGGTGATGGTGCACCTGAGATAGTCACTGGAAGCAGAGatg GGACAGTAAAGGTGTGGGATCCCAGACAGAAGGATTCACCTGTAGCCAACATGGAACCCATGGAAGGAGAAACCAAGAGGGACTGCTGGACTGTAGCATTTG GTCACGCCTTTAATGATCAGGACCgctgtgtttgtgctggctATGACAACGGCGACATCAAACTCTTTGACCTGCGGAACATGTCTGTACGGTGGGAAACCAACATTAAAAATGGG GTATGCTGTGTGGAGTTTGACAGGAAAGACATCAACATGAACAAGCTGGTAGCCACCTCACTGGAGGGAAAATTCCACGTCTTTGACATGAGGACCCAGCACCCCACCAAGGGCTTCGCCTCTGTTTCCGAAAAG GCTAATAAGTCAACCATCTGGCAGGTGAGACACTTGCCTCAAAACAGAGACATCTTCATGACTGCAGGGGGAGCAGGCAACCTACATCTGTGGAAGTA tgaGTATCCTGCTCAGAGAAGCAAGAAGGACTCGAATGATGTGGATGTGGGCGTAGCCGGCACTGTCAACCTCTTACAGAACGTCACTCTGTCCACTCAGCCAATCGCCAGCCTGGACTGGAGTCCTGACAAGca